One Streptomyces mobaraensis NBRC 13819 = DSM 40847 DNA segment encodes these proteins:
- a CDS encoding DUF3310 domain-containing protein has protein sequence MALTDDNGKPLTRAQEIMKLAFKEQGDTLAGRMHEKRKAWGPAWEAGLEAAQDLTSIRNAGEDVVNHPRHYTSHPSGIECIQVTEHMTFNLGNAVKYIWRAGLKDSDKTLQDLSKAKFYIEREAARLGRPK, from the coding sequence ATGGCCTTGACCGACGACAACGGAAAGCCCCTGACCCGAGCGCAGGAAATCATGAAGCTCGCGTTCAAAGAGCAGGGTGACACCCTCGCCGGCAGAATGCACGAGAAGCGCAAGGCGTGGGGCCCGGCCTGGGAGGCCGGTCTCGAAGCGGCACAGGACTTGACATCCATACGGAATGCAGGCGAAGACGTGGTGAATCACCCCCGCCACTACACCAGCCACCCAAGCGGGATCGAGTGCATCCAGGTCACGGAGCACATGACCTTCAACCTCGGCAATGCGGTGAAGTACATCTGGCGCGCTGGGCTGAAGGACTCGGACAAGACCCTCCAGGATCTGAGCAAGGCCAAGTTCTACATCGAGCGAGAGGCCGCGAGGCTCGGGCGCCCCAAGTGA
- the nrdJ gene encoding ribonucleoside-triphosphate reductase, adenosylcobalamin-dependent, with protein MKFTQTGRDVFKRTYARPLPDGSLEDWSQTVERVVRGNTELVAAKHIEPGEVEALTEMLTNLEIVPAGRHLWASGVAGRQFLYNCHVAPWSGGLADHVEFTFMRLMEGGGVGARYGRDAQPEEPVMNELDVHIVCDEQHQDHAAMKEAGYLSAEYGHEWPGAYTVEDSREGWARALVDLIETYLRTDVKNRRRVYNVSRVRHAGAPLRTFGGTASGPLPLAKLLIEVARVMNQAGAFKRPVSGLEAMEIDHLVAECVVSGGNRRSARMSMMHWTDPEIMQFINAKKDGGMWTTNLSVITDSDFIKDIDGSTGIEHATQVFDAVVDAMYVNGEPGFWNEELSNRDEPNLTVATNPCGEQPLPEMGSCTLGHVNLGALWKPDQEDRLFEAHRLMVRYLIRATFGDITYPKQQRVMERDRRIGLGHLGVQWFANLNGLKFSEMPDSWMAGLLTALYEHVEETAQQYAREMRIPVPVKLTTIAPTGSVSKLSGVSEGLHPIYAKYFNRRIRFSSIDPKQIEQLKNYEEQGYHVEDCVYAPFTKVVTIPTEDTLIQEVNNAGINAGGADRVVECADDLSVDDMLAVQAFYQEHFVDSAISFTVNFDPNKVSKQALRSALLKYMPDIKGTTVLPEGSYAQAPYERITKEEFDAASAKESGDAVDIDCAKGACPIK; from the coding sequence ATGAAGTTCACCCAGACCGGCCGCGACGTGTTCAAGCGCACCTACGCCCGCCCCCTCCCGGACGGCTCCCTTGAGGACTGGAGCCAGACCGTCGAGCGCGTTGTGCGCGGCAACACCGAACTGGTGGCCGCCAAGCACATCGAGCCCGGCGAGGTCGAAGCCCTGACCGAGATGCTGACCAACCTGGAGATCGTCCCGGCAGGCCGGCACCTCTGGGCCTCCGGCGTCGCGGGCCGCCAGTTCCTCTACAACTGCCACGTCGCCCCCTGGTCCGGCGGCCTGGCCGATCACGTGGAATTCACCTTCATGCGACTCATGGAGGGCGGCGGAGTGGGCGCACGGTACGGCCGCGACGCTCAGCCCGAAGAGCCCGTCATGAACGAGCTGGACGTACACATCGTCTGCGACGAGCAGCACCAGGACCACGCCGCCATGAAGGAGGCTGGCTACCTCTCCGCGGAGTACGGGCACGAGTGGCCCGGGGCGTACACCGTCGAGGACTCCCGGGAGGGCTGGGCACGAGCTCTGGTCGATCTCATCGAGACCTACCTCCGTACCGACGTGAAGAACCGCAGGCGCGTCTACAACGTCAGCCGGGTACGTCACGCCGGCGCTCCGCTGCGCACCTTCGGTGGGACTGCTTCCGGGCCCCTGCCCCTGGCGAAGCTCCTGATTGAGGTCGCCCGGGTCATGAACCAGGCCGGCGCCTTCAAGCGCCCCGTGTCCGGCCTCGAAGCCATGGAAATCGATCACCTTGTGGCGGAGTGCGTAGTGTCCGGCGGCAACCGCCGCAGCGCACGCATGAGCATGATGCACTGGACAGACCCGGAGATCATGCAGTTCATCAACGCCAAGAAGGACGGCGGGATGTGGACGACGAACCTCTCGGTGATCACGGACAGCGACTTCATCAAGGACATCGACGGATCGACCGGAATCGAGCACGCCACCCAGGTCTTCGACGCGGTGGTGGACGCGATGTACGTCAACGGGGAGCCGGGTTTCTGGAACGAGGAACTGTCCAACCGGGACGAGCCGAACCTGACCGTGGCCACCAACCCCTGCGGGGAGCAGCCCCTCCCCGAGATGGGCTCGTGCACCCTCGGGCACGTGAACCTCGGCGCCCTGTGGAAGCCCGACCAGGAAGACCGTCTCTTCGAGGCGCACCGGCTCATGGTGCGGTACCTGATTCGTGCCACCTTTGGCGACATCACATACCCGAAGCAGCAGCGTGTGATGGAACGGGACCGTCGAATCGGGCTCGGCCATCTGGGAGTTCAGTGGTTCGCCAACCTCAACGGGCTCAAGTTCAGCGAGATGCCCGACAGCTGGATGGCGGGTCTCCTCACGGCCCTGTACGAGCACGTGGAGGAGACGGCGCAGCAGTACGCCCGCGAGATGCGAATCCCGGTCCCGGTCAAGCTCACGACCATCGCCCCGACAGGCTCTGTGTCCAAGCTCAGTGGTGTCAGCGAGGGCCTGCACCCGATCTACGCGAAGTACTTCAACCGGCGAATCCGGTTCTCGTCCATCGACCCGAAGCAGATCGAACAACTTAAGAACTATGAGGAGCAGGGGTATCACGTCGAGGACTGCGTGTACGCGCCGTTCACGAAGGTGGTGACCATCCCGACCGAGGACACCCTGATCCAGGAGGTGAACAATGCGGGCATCAACGCCGGAGGGGCTGACCGTGTGGTCGAGTGCGCCGACGACCTGTCCGTGGATGACATGTTGGCCGTCCAGGCGTTCTATCAGGAACACTTCGTGGACTCTGCGATCAGCTTCACGGTCAACTTCGACCCGAACAAGGTGAGTAAGCAGGCTCTTCGTTCAGCGCTGCTCAAGTACATGCCTGACATCAAGGGAACCACCGTGCTCCCCGAGGGCAGTTACGCCCAGGCGCCGTACGAGCGCATCACCAAGGAGGAGTTCGATGCCGCGTCCGCCAAGGAATCCGGTGACGCTGTGGATATCGACTGCGCCAAGGGCGCATGCCCCATCAAGTGA
- the thyX gene encoding FAD-dependent thymidylate synthase yields the protein MTEIEFRSDMDVELVDSMGGDHSIVRAARVSSGTEAGDPAKDKGLINFLARDRHGSPFEATVFQFKVTVPLFVAREWFRHRIGSFNEVSGRYKEMEPVFYVPDEGRPLKQIGTPGKYTFEAGSITQGRHTRTAHRQAAQTAWDAYQEQLALGVAREVARNVLPLSLYTSFYWTVNGRSLLNFLSLRRVTADTTVPTFPLWEIDRAAGQVEELAQQVTPEAFAAFNKHGRVTP from the coding sequence ATGACTGAGATCGAATTCCGTTCGGACATGGACGTCGAGCTGGTGGACTCCATGGGCGGAGACCACAGCATCGTCCGAGCGGCCCGGGTGTCCTCCGGCACCGAGGCAGGAGACCCGGCCAAGGACAAGGGCCTGATCAATTTCCTGGCACGCGACCGACACGGGAGCCCCTTCGAGGCCACGGTGTTCCAGTTCAAGGTCACCGTTCCGTTGTTCGTCGCGAGGGAATGGTTCCGCCACCGGATCGGCTCCTTCAACGAAGTCAGCGGCCGGTACAAGGAGATGGAGCCGGTCTTCTACGTCCCCGACGAAGGCCGCCCGCTCAAGCAGATCGGCACTCCCGGCAAGTACACCTTCGAGGCCGGGAGCATCACACAGGGCCGGCACACCCGGACAGCACACCGGCAGGCCGCTCAGACTGCCTGGGACGCCTACCAAGAGCAGCTGGCACTCGGCGTCGCTCGGGAAGTCGCCCGCAACGTCCTGCCCCTGTCCCTGTACACGTCCTTCTACTGGACGGTGAACGGCCGCTCGCTGCTGAACTTCCTCAGCCTGCGGCGCGTCACCGCGGACACCACCGTCCCGACCTTCCCCCTGTGGGAGATCGACCGGGCAGCCGGCCAAGTCGAGGAGCTTGCCCAGCAGGTGACTCCCGAGGCGTTCGCCGCCTTCAACAAGCACGGGCGAGTGACCCCGTGA
- a CDS encoding DNA polymerase, with protein MIRMCVKIAGAPVVINVLEDSGDIPEFVEWVRRNRSALGCDTETTGLDWWADDFRLRLVQFGNHDESYVLPVELSDELLGAAVGAIRFVNKLIFQNGSYDLLVLDATTDLTMEEIWPKVLDTKILAHLVDSRGEADAGIGHSLASLTKHYIDDGVAAKIKGSMAEIARSLKTTKARVWKLVAWNHGGYLTYSGLDPILAFRLGRILIPKLPRTVYRKTDIGPGIPPMNLIEFEHKVAEICALMSRPGIALNRDYALRLEARLALEEHRWTARAQELGCENPWSTEQCADAFEARGITVFDTTPTGNRKVDKVFLADWRARGDELAEAIYQAKAARKKRNTWLRSFLESVDSNGRIHPSINSIQARTARQSIQGIPAQTLPSGDYEIRACFEANEGHIVLSTDYSNMELRFLAAHSGDKRMLRAFRNGEDLHQVTATAAGVSRKLGKMTNFLIVFGGGPEALSSQAGIPVHEAKRIMDIFMETYPGVEAFMKLKTQEARRQGYVTTPSGRRLYVEKKFAFRGTNYFVQSGSRDITCRALVRLHHAHLAQFALLPIHDEILFSVPIEHADTAAKMTDELMKETVLGLEIPTDPDRGGKSWGSLYMKGVENLTKLDDYYRDNPEQALADDRRRNPDDHAAAA; from the coding sequence ATGATCCGAATGTGCGTAAAGATTGCTGGCGCACCAGTAGTGATCAACGTACTGGAGGACTCTGGGGACATCCCCGAGTTCGTTGAGTGGGTGAGGCGCAACAGGAGTGCGCTCGGCTGTGACACCGAGACCACCGGGCTTGACTGGTGGGCCGACGACTTCCGGCTCCGCCTCGTCCAGTTCGGGAACCATGACGAGAGCTACGTACTCCCCGTCGAGCTGAGTGACGAGCTGCTGGGCGCCGCCGTGGGCGCCATCAGGTTCGTGAACAAGTTGATCTTCCAGAACGGCAGCTACGACCTGTTGGTCCTCGACGCCACGACCGATCTCACGATGGAGGAGATCTGGCCGAAGGTACTCGATACGAAGATCCTCGCCCATCTCGTGGACAGCCGCGGCGAGGCGGATGCTGGAATCGGTCACAGCCTGGCCTCCCTGACTAAGCACTACATCGACGACGGTGTGGCCGCGAAGATCAAGGGCTCCATGGCGGAGATCGCCCGGAGCCTCAAGACCACCAAGGCCAGGGTGTGGAAGCTGGTCGCCTGGAATCACGGCGGCTATCTCACCTACAGCGGCCTCGATCCGATCCTCGCCTTCCGTCTCGGCCGCATCCTGATACCGAAGCTGCCCCGCACGGTCTACCGGAAGACGGACATCGGGCCCGGCATCCCGCCGATGAACCTCATCGAGTTCGAGCACAAGGTCGCGGAGATCTGCGCGCTCATGAGCCGTCCAGGCATCGCGCTGAACCGGGACTACGCCCTTCGCCTGGAAGCCCGCCTGGCGCTCGAAGAGCACCGCTGGACCGCACGGGCCCAGGAACTCGGGTGCGAGAACCCGTGGTCGACTGAGCAGTGCGCCGACGCCTTCGAGGCGCGCGGTATCACCGTGTTCGACACGACACCGACCGGCAACCGGAAGGTGGACAAGGTCTTCCTCGCCGATTGGAGGGCGAGGGGTGACGAGCTGGCCGAGGCGATCTATCAGGCCAAGGCCGCGCGCAAGAAACGCAACACCTGGCTGCGCAGCTTCCTGGAGTCCGTGGACTCCAACGGCCGCATCCACCCCAGCATCAACAGCATCCAGGCCCGCACAGCCCGCCAAAGCATCCAGGGGATTCCCGCTCAGACCCTGCCCTCCGGCGACTACGAGATCCGGGCGTGCTTCGAGGCCAACGAAGGCCACATCGTGCTCTCGACGGACTACTCGAACATGGAGTTGAGGTTCTTGGCGGCCCACTCCGGTGACAAGCGGATGCTGCGCGCCTTCCGCAACGGCGAGGACTTGCACCAGGTCACCGCGACGGCCGCCGGCGTCTCCCGCAAGCTGGGCAAAATGACCAACTTCTTGATCGTCTTCGGAGGCGGTCCGGAGGCGCTTTCGTCGCAGGCCGGCATCCCGGTCCACGAAGCGAAGCGGATCATGGACATCTTCATGGAGACCTATCCGGGTGTCGAAGCCTTCATGAAGCTCAAGACCCAGGAGGCCCGGCGTCAGGGGTACGTCACCACGCCAAGCGGCCGGCGCCTCTACGTCGAGAAGAAGTTCGCCTTCCGCGGTACCAACTATTTCGTACAGAGCGGGAGTAGGGACATCACTTGCCGGGCCCTGGTCCGGCTGCACCACGCCCATCTCGCACAGTTCGCTCTCCTCCCGATCCACGACGAGATCCTGTTCTCGGTACCGATCGAGCACGCCGACACCGCCGCCAAGATGACCGACGAGCTGATGAAGGAAACCGTCCTGGGCCTGGAGATCCCGACCGATCCAGATCGCGGTGGAAAGTCGTGGGGCTCGCTCTACATGAAGGGTGTCGAGAACCTGACGAAGCTCGATGACTACTACCGGGACAACCCCGAACAGGCCCTTGCCGACGACAGGCGCCGGAACCCAGACGACCACGCAGCAGCCGCTTGA
- a CDS encoding deoxycytidylate deaminase, which produces MPLTEYHVTHGTRWPGRKAQPARPDWDTYFIEGAKWASTRADCTRSQVGALLVDGNNELIKSGYNGAPAGVPGCASAGACPRGKLSAEECAPDSDYSNCISDHAERNAIRRCPPHELPNATLYSTRRPCPACWTLIEAAGICRVVWIEEDGEVTSTSLI; this is translated from the coding sequence ATGCCGCTCACCGAATACCACGTCACGCACGGCACCCGCTGGCCCGGCAGGAAGGCCCAGCCTGCTCGCCCCGACTGGGACACGTACTTCATCGAGGGCGCCAAGTGGGCTTCCACCCGCGCCGACTGCACCCGTTCACAGGTCGGTGCCCTCCTCGTGGACGGGAACAACGAGCTAATCAAGTCCGGATATAACGGAGCACCCGCCGGGGTACCCGGCTGTGCTTCCGCCGGCGCCTGCCCGCGCGGGAAGCTGAGCGCCGAAGAGTGCGCCCCCGACAGCGACTACAGCAACTGCATCTCGGACCATGCGGAGCGCAATGCGATCCGCAGGTGTCCGCCGCATGAGCTTCCGAACGCGACCCTGTACTCGACAAGGCGGCCGTGCCCCGCTTGCTGGACGCTCATCGAAGCAGCCGGTATATGCCGTGTTGTCTGGATCGAAGAAGACGGTGAAGTAACTTCGACATCGCTGATCTAG
- a CDS encoding histone-like nucleoid-structuring protein Lsr2, with protein sequence MALKTSKVTLVEATVDGVNYSGNVELTPAKMKGLEADAEAYEAAEKEYEGQVEKLKKARDTAAEKFKKSLEAAGVRPIEPKKLTPDDLKKIRLWASRNGHTINPKARIPGTIRAGYDKAAAEGKLQDDEKI encoded by the coding sequence ATGGCACTCAAGACATCTAAGGTCACGCTCGTAGAGGCAACCGTAGATGGGGTGAACTACTCGGGGAACGTCGAACTCACGCCCGCAAAGATGAAGGGCCTGGAGGCTGACGCCGAGGCGTACGAGGCGGCCGAAAAGGAGTACGAGGGCCAGGTCGAGAAGCTGAAGAAGGCTCGCGACACGGCTGCCGAGAAGTTCAAGAAGAGCCTGGAAGCCGCTGGTGTCCGTCCGATCGAGCCGAAGAAGCTCACCCCGGACGACTTGAAGAAGATCCGGCTGTGGGCGTCCCGAAACGGCCACACCATCAACCCCAAGGCCCGCATCCCCGGCACGATCCGCGCGGGGTACGACAAGGCCGCGGCCGAGGGCAAGCTCCAGGACGACGAGAAGATCTAG
- a CDS encoding helix-turn-helix domain-containing protein produces the protein MTSAGERLKTVRKRRDLTQRELADASGVSISTLRRLEQGEQETARMETWRKFAAALRVPTMTLVGDREQGPDEAGEPWEAVKKALNTPAALLESDDDAPTVEGVTGALDDLARLVARDKYQDLANILPALLRDADALGTDGRELRVRALQRVGWLLIHTRQFTAAEDALARSLEEATDRVQAAVTVDYMCWLLLRQGKLTDARELATQWADDTEPVRLTRATPVELALWGTLLLRLSGTAIRDNRSGEAEDALRYARAAAEALGREWRFPPNISNSTFGPVTVLLKTAESAGIVGQPQGVLRIGDKVEKIRKAKSPRFRVQMTSSDWNRHLLDVSDAHARTGNYGVCVGKLSEINRSAPEWLPNQPFARDILGRVIEERRKLTPEMRDLATAVRLPL, from the coding sequence ATGACGAGCGCTGGTGAACGACTCAAGACGGTACGCAAGCGACGTGATTTGACCCAGCGGGAGCTGGCAGACGCTTCCGGGGTCTCAATCTCCACCCTCCGCCGCCTCGAACAAGGCGAACAGGAGACGGCCCGGATGGAGACCTGGCGGAAGTTCGCCGCGGCCCTCCGGGTGCCCACCATGACCCTCGTCGGTGATCGGGAGCAGGGGCCGGACGAGGCGGGGGAGCCTTGGGAAGCGGTGAAGAAGGCACTCAATACGCCTGCGGCACTCCTGGAGAGCGACGACGACGCCCCCACCGTGGAAGGGGTAACCGGAGCCCTCGACGACCTAGCGCGACTCGTCGCCCGCGACAAGTACCAAGACCTGGCCAACATCCTCCCAGCGCTACTTCGAGACGCTGACGCCCTCGGCACGGACGGCCGAGAGCTGCGCGTCCGTGCACTTCAGCGCGTCGGGTGGCTGCTCATCCACACCCGCCAGTTCACGGCGGCCGAAGACGCCCTGGCGCGCTCACTGGAAGAGGCCACCGACAGGGTTCAGGCCGCCGTGACGGTCGACTACATGTGCTGGTTGCTGCTCCGTCAAGGCAAGCTCACCGATGCCCGCGAGCTGGCCACCCAATGGGCCGACGACACTGAACCCGTCCGCCTGACCAGGGCCACCCCTGTGGAGCTGGCCTTGTGGGGCACGCTGCTGCTGCGGCTCTCCGGTACGGCGATCCGGGACAACCGGAGCGGAGAAGCCGAAGACGCCTTGAGGTACGCACGAGCTGCTGCTGAGGCGCTGGGCCGCGAGTGGCGATTCCCGCCGAACATCAGCAACTCCACGTTCGGACCGGTGACCGTTCTGCTCAAGACCGCCGAGAGCGCCGGCATCGTCGGGCAGCCGCAAGGAGTGCTGCGGATCGGCGACAAGGTGGAGAAGATCAGGAAGGCCAAGAGCCCGCGGTTCCGGGTGCAGATGACATCCAGCGACTGGAACCGTCACCTTCTCGACGTGTCCGACGCCCATGCCCGGACCGGTAACTACGGCGTGTGCGTAGGGAAGTTGTCGGAGATCAACCGCAGTGCGCCCGAGTGGCTGCCCAATCAGCCTTTCGCCCGGGACATCCTCGGGCGAGTGATCGAAGAGCGCCGGAAGTTGACGCCAGAGATGCGCGACCTGGCAACTGCCGTACGTCTGCCGCTCTAA
- a CDS encoding DUF6415 family natural product biosynthesis protein, producing MTASRPDAPPQHEKPIDLLEIARTVSRALSPVVSVPPNVETFTDQLRGHVHSLLVAIDEDGTNPQRLQLFTDAYRLMELTRTPAATPFYAWERMRGLAEVAQRLAGLYELRNPTARPAPTSEPLPPREPASRRPMRRPPRGRMFVAPASTGERPTQVLLEQAEAPAESGHQKSSPRLAACEGQGDREPS from the coding sequence ATGACCGCAAGCCGCCCCGACGCCCCGCCGCAGCACGAGAAGCCGATCGACCTGCTGGAGATCGCACGCACCGTGAGCCGGGCCCTCAGTCCAGTGGTGAGCGTCCCGCCCAACGTGGAGACCTTCACCGACCAGCTTCGCGGGCATGTGCACTCCTTGCTCGTGGCGATCGATGAAGACGGAACCAACCCCCAGCGGCTCCAGCTGTTCACCGACGCCTACCGGCTGATGGAACTCACCCGCACCCCGGCGGCGACGCCGTTCTACGCCTGGGAGCGGATGCGGGGACTGGCCGAAGTCGCGCAGAGGCTCGCGGGGCTGTACGAGCTCCGGAACCCGACCGCCCGCCCGGCCCCGACTTCAGAGCCGCTGCCGCCCCGGGAACCCGCGAGCCGGCGCCCGATGCGCAGACCTCCGCGCGGCAGGATGTTCGTTGCCCCGGCCTCGACCGGCGAGCGACCCACCCAGGTACTCCTGGAGCAGGCGGAGGCACCCGCGGAAAGCGGGCACCAGAAGTCCTCGCCCCGGCTGGCTGCCTGTGAGGGGCAGGGCGACCGTGAGCCGTCGTGA